One Roseimicrobium gellanilyticum genomic window carries:
- a CDS encoding caspase family protein, with protein MVTAAAALVCLSSCKSLRIHREEPEKAVTAMALAIGLNRLDPAHYTNKLDPLYGCENDAAAMMQVAQAQGFSASMLRSKEATKAAVRKKILEAAAILKDGDIFVLSYSGHGNVIWDSSNDEKDAVDETLCLYDGQMVDDELAEFWTHFAKGVRIVAFFDSCHSGTAPTAPLDFRAAGQPLDRFPPTYPPHAHIHPVVAPLGGPMFEEGFLWRFFFPESTLAVIKEEDDNKAMGDKLLPGEIADAISDMPENKRLGRNVPPERESRARTRASLLSISACQDGELTQDGIINSIFTRALLKTWDGGNFKGSYRSFHRAITRRLESQRPNFFRHGARKLSFEWERPWTK; from the coding sequence ATGGTCACCGCCGCGGCCGCCCTAGTGTGTCTGTCCTCCTGCAAGTCACTGCGTATTCATCGGGAAGAACCCGAAAAGGCGGTTACGGCCATGGCTCTTGCGATAGGCCTGAACAGATTGGATCCCGCGCATTACACCAATAAACTCGATCCTTTGTATGGATGTGAAAATGATGCTGCCGCCATGATGCAGGTGGCGCAGGCCCAGGGGTTCTCCGCCTCCATGCTCAGGAGCAAGGAAGCCACCAAGGCGGCAGTGCGAAAGAAGATTCTCGAGGCCGCTGCCATCTTGAAGGACGGCGATATTTTTGTCCTGAGTTATTCAGGCCACGGCAATGTGATATGGGATAGCAGCAACGATGAAAAGGATGCGGTGGACGAAACCTTGTGCCTCTATGACGGCCAGATGGTGGATGATGAACTCGCGGAATTCTGGACCCACTTTGCCAAGGGGGTTCGCATCGTGGCCTTCTTTGACAGTTGTCACAGTGGCACAGCGCCCACGGCCCCTCTCGATTTCCGGGCCGCAGGTCAACCACTGGACCGATTCCCTCCGACGTATCCGCCGCATGCGCACATTCATCCAGTTGTTGCTCCCTTGGGCGGGCCAATGTTTGAAGAAGGCTTCTTGTGGCGCTTCTTCTTTCCGGAAAGCACGCTGGCCGTGATCAAAGAGGAAGACGATAACAAAGCCATGGGGGACAAATTGCTCCCGGGAGAGATTGCCGACGCGATTAGTGACATGCCTGAAAACAAAAGACTCGGCAGGAACGTGCCACCTGAAAGGGAAAGTCGCGCACGAACGCGGGCGTCCCTGCTCTCGATATCTGCGTGCCAAGATGGCGAGCTGACCCAGGACGGAATCATCAACAGCATATTTACGAGAGCCCTGCTCAAGACATGGGACGGTGGCAACTTTAAAGGTTCATATCGAAGTTTCCACAGGGCCATCACCAGACGGCTCGAGTCACAACGTCCCAACTTCTTTCGTCATGGGGCGCGCAAGCTGTCCTTCGAGTGGGAGCGTCCTTGGACGAAGTGA
- a CDS encoding caspase family protein: MKIPSIPALMTALLMSCLSACSSTKVADSEGASNAPENGGVAPGTGKAVALAVGVNKVAPGPYNGGLKLLKNCVHDAKAMAGIAKARGFTATTLLDGQATRAAVRKQILSYAGSLKSGDIFVFSYAGHGSQAPDKNNDGEDDGLDETLCLYDGQMLDDELAEMWTHFAKGVRIAVYFDSCHSGTGLKNFDPGQPASPASGELTRTVPWSIQEKILALDANKDLGRGVPSERDSVGTTQASVLLISACQDDEEAGDGLGGNGTFTGALLGVWRNGAFSGSYRRFHTDIRNAIPAGALQKPNFYLAGKDNPAFISQTPWTK; encoded by the coding sequence ATGAAAATACCGTCTATTCCGGCCCTGATGACCGCGCTTTTGATGAGCTGCCTGAGCGCATGTAGCAGCACCAAAGTCGCTGATTCAGAAGGTGCTTCCAATGCCCCTGAAAATGGGGGCGTGGCTCCTGGCACGGGGAAGGCGGTGGCTCTCGCGGTGGGGGTGAACAAAGTTGCTCCAGGCCCCTACAACGGTGGTCTCAAGCTGCTGAAGAACTGTGTGCACGATGCGAAAGCCATGGCGGGCATCGCGAAGGCCCGCGGCTTTACTGCCACAACCCTGCTGGATGGCCAGGCGACTCGTGCCGCAGTCAGGAAGCAGATTCTCAGTTATGCCGGATCTCTCAAGTCAGGTGATATTTTTGTGTTCAGTTATGCAGGACATGGATCCCAAGCGCCTGACAAGAATAACGACGGAGAGGACGATGGTTTGGATGAGACTCTTTGCCTCTACGACGGTCAGATGCTCGATGATGAGCTCGCTGAGATGTGGACGCACTTTGCCAAGGGTGTTCGCATCGCGGTGTACTTTGACAGCTGCCATAGCGGGACAGGTCTCAAGAACTTTGACCCGGGGCAACCCGCCTCGCCTGCTTCCGGTGAGCTCACGCGCACCGTTCCGTGGTCCATTCAAGAGAAGATACTCGCACTGGATGCGAACAAGGATCTGGGCCGCGGGGTGCCCTCTGAGAGAGATAGCGTCGGGACCACCCAGGCCAGCGTGCTTCTGATTTCCGCCTGTCAGGATGATGAGGAGGCTGGGGATGGTCTTGGCGGCAATGGCACCTTCACGGGGGCCTTGCTGGGAGTGTGGCGTAACGGGGCGTTTTCCGGGTCGTACCGCCGCTTTCATACGGACATACGCAATGCCATTCCAGCCGGGGCACTTCAGAAGCCGAACTTCTATCTTGCAGGGAAGGACAACCCCGCCTTCATATCCCAGACACCGTGGACAAAGTAG